A region from the Poecilia reticulata strain Guanapo linkage group LG12, Guppy_female_1.0+MT, whole genome shotgun sequence genome encodes:
- the lin54 gene encoding protein lin-54 homolog gives MDVVSPELNSLLPDEIMDTEAIEEVPHSQSEPTHDTSVPMETDAPVTSESLSTRSNAATVERVQAATAAAAADYAPGSQSSITISASSTLFAIKPALATSTAATKTTDSLTGTTVSTSGTQKLATPFAFSAANHQIILNKVASAQATEAAKAAAAPAQVIKQEGQKLLVTTIGKSGQPIVLQLPHTGGKPGVSQTSRDAKSPTPQFKVVTIGGRELKPVLSSAGNQVTTLQAQQLKTVQIPKKTPASSTAPIKFIITKTVNSKGLSPQTSVTPVIAGRMVTQTSPVMSPKTITLSEPHNTTIQSLPGKKIAISPLKTPSKVTVVSVASPPSNTSQKSVALPVNVALGQQILAVQQSAPASPVKVATSQTTAQNIKPVQSVAVGGVGGSQFKTIIPLATQPNVQQIQVPGSRFHYVRLVTATTASAAGQPSAPNTSSVATGKPLGVNTGAVRMSVPVVQAQTMKQVAPKPLTSAPQVVTTTQTQQRLIMPATPLPQIQPNFTNLPPGTVLTSAPGGSNVGYAVVPAQYVTQLQQSQFVTLASSSSFPASSSVQTQAKLPYNGVSAAETTSRPRKPCNCTKSQCLKLYCDCFANGEFCNNCNCNNCFNNLEHETERLKAIKTCLDRNPEAFKPKIGKGKEGESDRRHSKGCNCKRSGCLKNYCECYEAKIMCSSICKCIGCKNFEESPERKTLMHLADAAEVRVQQQTAAKTKLSSQISDLLMRTTPIISSGGGRLPYTFVTKEVLEATCECLLEQAKRAEQTRQPQVEAERAILEEFGHCLMSIISSAGKAKTDCASINC, from the exons ATGGATGTGGTGTCACCGGAGCTCAACAGTCTCCTTCCTGATGAAATCATGGATACGGAGGCCATAGAGGAGGTCCCTCACTCCCAGTCGGAGCCCACGCATGACACGTCTGTCCCCATGGAAACGGACGCTCCTGTGACATCAGAAAGTTTAAGCACCCGCTCCAATGCCGCTACGGTGGAACGTGTCCAGGCCGCGaccgctgctgcagctgcagactaCGCCCCGGGGAGTCAGTCTTCCATCACGATTTCCGCTTCGTCAACCTTGTTCGCCATCAAGCCCGCCTTGGCGACTTCCACAGCTGCGACCAAAACTACAGACAGCCTCACCGGGACGACGGTTTCCACGAGCGGCACCCAGAAGCTCGCGACTCCGTTCGCCTTTTCTGCCGCCAACCACCAGATCATTCTGAATAAGGTGGCCTCAGCTCAAGCCACGGAGGCGGCGAAAGCCGCGGCTGCCCCGGCCCAAGTCATCAAGCAAGAAGGGCAGAAACTTTTGGTCACGACAATAGGGAAGTCGGGGCAGCCGATAGTGCTCCAGTTGCCCCACACGGGCGGCAAACCCGGGGTTTCACAGACTTCAAGGGACGCGAAGTCTCCAACGCCGCAGTTCAAAGTGGTGACTATTGGTGGGAGAGAGCTGAAACCAGTGTTGAGCAGCGCCGGCAACCAGGTGACCACATTACAGGCCCAGCAGCTGAAGACCGTACAG ATCCCCAAGAAAACACCAGCATCCTCAACTGCTCCAATCAAGTTCATCATCACAAAGACGGTCAACAGCAAAGGCCTGAGTCCTCAGACGTCGGTGACTCCTGTTATCGCAG GGCGCATGGTGACGCAAACGTCTCCGGTGATGTCACCGAAAACCATCACGCTGTCCGAGCCCCACAACACTACGATCCAGAGCCTTCCTGGCAAAAAGATCGCCATCTCGCCTCTGAAGACTCCCAGCAAG GTAACTGTGGTGTCTGTGGCTTCCCCGCCGTCCAACACTAGCCAGAAGTCGGTAGCTCTGCCCGTCAATGTAGCACTTGGCCAGCAAATTCTTGCGGTCCAGCAGTCGGCGCCTGCATCTCCAGTCAAGGTGGCCACCAGCCAGACGACTGCGCAG AACATTAAGCCTGTCCAGTCCGTCGCTGTTGGAGGAGTGGGCGGCTCCCAGTTCAAGACCATCATCCCTCTGGCCACCCAGCCGAACGTGCAGCAGATTCAGGTGCCGGGAAGCAGATTTCACTACGTCCGCCTCGTCACGGCGACCACGGCCAGCGCGGCGGGTCAGCCCAGCGCTCCCAACACCAGCTCAGTGGCCACAG gTAAACCTTTAGGGGTGAACACTGGAGCGGTCAGGATGTCGGTCCCTGTCGTCCAAGCACAGACAATGAAACAA GTGGCGCCTAAACCCTTGACATCTGCACCACAGGTGGTCACCACCACTCAGACACAGCAGCGGCTCATCATGCCCGCCACCCCTCTGCCCCAGATCCAGCCCAACTTCACCAACCTGCCCCCAGGGACCGTCCTCACATCTGCCCCCGGTGGCAGCAATGTGGGTTACGCCGTTGTTCCAGCACAATACGTCACGCAG CTCCAGCAGTCACAGTTTGTGACACTCGCCAGCAGCTCCAGTTTTCCTGCGTCCAGCAGCGTCCAAACTCAGGCCAAACTCCCTTACAATGG CGTGTCGGCAGCAGAGACGACCTCGAGACCCAGAAAACCGTGCAACTGCACCAAGTCACAGTGCCTCAAGCT GTACTGCGACTGCTTTGCAAACGGAGAGTTTTGTAATAACTGTAACTGCAACAACTGCTTCAACAACCTGGAGCACGAAACGGAACGACTCAAAGCCATTAAG ACCTGCTTGGACAGAAACCCAGAGGCCTTCAAACCTAAAATTGGCAAAGGCAAAGAGGGCGAGTCGGACCGTCGGCACAGCAAAGGCTGCAACTGCAAGCGGTCGGGCTGCCTGAAGAACTACTGCGAGTGCTATGAG GCAAAGATCATGTGCTCGTCCATTTGCAAATGCATTGGTTGCAAAAACTTTGAGGAGAGCCCGGAGAGGAAGACGCTCATGCATCTGGCGGACGCGGCTGAAGTGAGGGTCCAGCAGCAGACGGCAGCCAAGACCAAACTGTCCTCACAGATCTCAGACCTGCTGATGAGGACGACTCCCATTATATCAAGTGGAGGCGGGAG GTTGCCGTACACATTCGTGACGAAAGAAGTGCTGGAAGCGACGTGTGAGTGTTTACTGGAGCAGGCCAAACGGGCCGAACAGACTCGTCAGCCTCAGGTGGAGGCGGAGAGGGCGATCCTGGAGGAGTTCGGACACTGCCTCATGAGCATAATCAGCTCTGCCGGGAAAGCTAAAACAGACTGCGCCTCCATCAACTGCTAG